The window ATATTTTCATTTTCATATAACACCACATCTGACTTATTTGCAAACTCAACTAATTTATTCGTATCATCAACTTCTCCAACAATTTGCCAATCTGCAACATCTGAAGCTAAATTATTAGGATTATGATCAATAATCCCTACTTTCATTCCTAATTTTTTTGCAGATAAACATAACATACGAGAGATGTTTCCTCCACCGATTATACCAATTGTTTGACCTGGAATTAATAATTTCCCCATATCTTCACCCATCTCTATGATTAAAAATCATTATCATATTTTGATAAATCATAAACTTCAATAACGTTAATTATCTTATTAGCGTAGTCTGGATCAGTTGCATATCCTGCTTGTTGTAAGGCATTCGCTGCTTCTTTGTAATTATCAGCTGCTAATACGCCATAATATAGCTGATTATCCCATGAAACACCTTCATTAAATAAACGGTTATGGTCAATAATAGCTTCTTCAATGGTTGGATAAACCTTAAAATAAGCCTCTACATTTTGCCATTCATTATGAACGAATTCTTGTGTAGGCAATAGAACTTTATCCTCTTGCTCACTTGCTTTGACTCCAAATAAATTATTATAAGATGCCAGCTCACTTCTACCCCAGTCTGATTCCAAAATAGCTTGTCCTATTACTATACTTGGCAGTACTCGGTACTGAGCATAATTGTGCTGAGCAATTGTCGCAATTTTGTCAATAAATGCTTCTTTATCGACTGTTTCAACCCCTGGACTATTATTTTCAATAATATTTTTAACTACTACAATACCAGTACTTACTACTAAAAGCATAACCAACCCTAACATCATAACAATAAACGATAAAAAGTAGTTCTTTTTTCTCTTCCTACTAATTCTTTTCTTTTTGTGTTTTTTCAACTAATTCAACAAACTCCTCTAATGTTAAATGATTTGCCATTATAAACTTCGCATTTTCTACACCAACAAAACGAATATGCCATGGTTCATAATTGATTTTAGTGACTGACTCTTTCCCTTTTGGAAAACGAATAATAAAACCATAATCTGCACAGTGT is drawn from Vagococcus xieshaowenii and contains these coding sequences:
- a CDS encoding glycoside hydrolase family 73 protein encodes the protein MKKHKKKRISRKRKKNYFLSFIVMMLGLVMLLVVSTGIVVVKNIIENNSPGVETVDKEAFIDKIATIAQHNYAQYRVLPSIVIGQAILESDWGRSELASYNNLFGVKASEQEDKVLLPTQEFVHNEWQNVEAYFKVYPTIEEAIIDHNRLFNEGVSWDNQLYYGVLAADNYKEAANALQQAGYATDPDYANKIINVIEVYDLSKYDNDF